One genomic region from Prunus persica cultivar Lovell chromosome G3, Prunus_persica_NCBIv2, whole genome shotgun sequence encodes:
- the LOC18782469 gene encoding ADP-ribosylation factor-like protein 8c isoform X2, translating into MGLLDSFLTWLRSLFFKQEMELSLVGLQNAGKTSLLNAIATGGYSEDMIPTVGFNMRKVTKGNVTIKVWDLGGQRRFRTMWERYCRGVSVIVYVVDAADRDSVPISRSELHDLLMKPSLSGIPLLVLGNKIDKSEALSKQALVDQLGLDSITDKEVCCYMISCKDSINIDVVIDWLIKHSKTAT; encoded by the exons ATGGGTTTGTTGGATTCCTTCCTCACTTGGCTCCGGAG CTTATTCTTTAAACAGGAAATGGAACTTTCACTAGTAGGGCTTCAGAATGCAGGAAAGACATCTCTTTTAAATGCCATTGCT ACAGGTGGCTACAGTGAGGACATGATTCCAACT GTTGGATTCAACATGCGAAAAGTAACCAAGGGAAATGTGACAATTAAGGTTTGGGACCTTGGAGGGCAACGGAGGTTCCGTACAATGTGGGAGCGTTACTGTCGTGGTGTCTCTGTAATTGT GTATGTAGTTGATGCTGCTGATAGAGACAGTGTTCCAATATCTCGAAGTGAGCTACATGACCTCTTGATGAAACCTTCCTTAAGTGGGATTCCTTTACTTGTTCTTGGCAACAAAATCGACAAGTCTGAGGCTCTTTCCAAGCAAGCATTGGTTGATCAACT AGGCCTTGATTCAATTACGGACAAGGAGGTCTGCTGCTATATGATCTCATGCAAGGATTCCATAAATATAGATGTTGTCATTGATTGGCTTATCAAACACTCCAAAACAGCAACCTGA
- the LOC18782469 gene encoding ADP-ribosylation factor-like protein 8c isoform X1, which produces MTLLQNGRSLDFSMIGLLTLYHPTLCLHFSLFFKQEMELSLVGLQNAGKTSLLNAIATGGYSEDMIPTVGFNMRKVTKGNVTIKVWDLGGQRRFRTMWERYCRGVSVIVYVVDAADRDSVPISRSELHDLLMKPSLSGIPLLVLGNKIDKSEALSKQALVDQLGLDSITDKEVCCYMISCKDSINIDVVIDWLIKHSKTAT; this is translated from the exons atgACACTGTTGCAAAATGGAAGGTCTCTAGATTTCTCGATGATCGGTCTGCTAACTTTGTATCATCCTACTCTGTGCCTACATTTCAGCTTATTCTTTAAACAGGAAATGGAACTTTCACTAGTAGGGCTTCAGAATGCAGGAAAGACATCTCTTTTAAATGCCATTGCT ACAGGTGGCTACAGTGAGGACATGATTCCAACT GTTGGATTCAACATGCGAAAAGTAACCAAGGGAAATGTGACAATTAAGGTTTGGGACCTTGGAGGGCAACGGAGGTTCCGTACAATGTGGGAGCGTTACTGTCGTGGTGTCTCTGTAATTGT GTATGTAGTTGATGCTGCTGATAGAGACAGTGTTCCAATATCTCGAAGTGAGCTACATGACCTCTTGATGAAACCTTCCTTAAGTGGGATTCCTTTACTTGTTCTTGGCAACAAAATCGACAAGTCTGAGGCTCTTTCCAAGCAAGCATTGGTTGATCAACT AGGCCTTGATTCAATTACGGACAAGGAGGTCTGCTGCTATATGATCTCATGCAAGGATTCCATAAATATAGATGTTGTCATTGATTGGCTTATCAAACACTCCAAAACAGCAACCTGA
- the LOC18781761 gene encoding probable inactive receptor kinase At1g48480 produces MKSPKQRNMVFTTLLLIYSLGLCLIASSDLAADREALLALRTAVKGRSMEWNVTGTNPCLWPGVECESGRVTKLRLPGRALVGQLPRGLGNLTQLSTLSLRLNLLSGQVPNDLVNLVNLKNLYLQGNSFSGPIPEFLFNMQSLTRLSLAKNNFSGEISPGFNNLTSLVTLHLEENQLTGSIPELGLALEQFNVSSNQLNGSIPSKLSDWPENAFQGNLLCGKPLKACNGTENTGKKNKLSGGAIAGIVIGCIFGLFVIIAIVIFLCKRNKNGEEGTEYVAPAKVREVETASGKTGVDSESLSTDFSAASKGNVKSGGGSKSLVFFGDAVKVFDLEDLLRASAEVLGKGTFGTTYKAALELGVSMAVKRLKEVTVSEKVFRENIEEIGGMDHVNLVPLRAYYYSRDEKLLVYDYMPMGSLSALLHGNRGAGRTPLNWETRSGIAVGAARAITYLHSHGPTISHGNIKSSNILLTRSFEACVSDFCLAHLASPTSTPNRISGYRAPELTDASKVTQKADVYSFGVLLLELLTGKAPTQAIMNEEGVDLPRWVHSVVREEWTVEVFDLELLRYQNVEEDMVQLLQIALECTVQHPDNRPLMGEVTSRIEELYSASLKHGQDANPDISRDVDDGLSQQHFSADSHIRP; encoded by the exons ATGAAGTCTCCAAAGCAGCGCAACATGGTTTTCACCACTTTGTTGCTGATATATAGTCTTGGCCTTTGCCTGATTGCGAGTTCTGATCTGGCTGCAGATAGAGAGGCCTTGTTGGCTCTCAGAACAGCCGTTAAAGGCCGTTCAATGGAGTGGAACGTAACGGGGACCAACCCCTGTTTATGGCCTGGCGTTGAATGTGAGTCAGGCCGAGTCACTAAGTTGAGGCTTCCGGGTCGGGCACTAGTTGGGCAACTCCCTCGGGGTCTCGGCAACCTGACCCAACTCTCGACCCTCTCTCTACGCCTAAACCTGCTTTCAGGCCAAGTCCCAAATGACCTTGTCAACCTCGTCAACCTCAAAAATCTCTACTTGCAAGGTAACTCATTCTCGGGTCCGATTCCAGAATTTTTGTTCAATATGCAAAGCCTTACGAGATTGAGCCTTGCTAAAAATAATTTCTCCGGTGAAATTTCGCCGGGGTTTAATAACTTGACGAGTTTGGTAACTCTGCATTTGGAAGAGAATCAGCTTACTGGGTCAATTCCTGAACTGGGTTTGGCCCTTGAACAATTCAATGTTTCGTCCAACCAGTTAAACGGGTCGATCCCTTCAAAGCTTTCGGATTGGCCCGAAAACGCTTTCCAGGGAAATTTGCTTTGTGGGAAGCCATTGAAGGCCTGTAATGGGACAGAGAATACTGGGAAGAAGAACAAGTTGTCTGGTGGGGCAATTGCAGGGATTGTTATTGGTTGTATTTTTGGTCTCTTTGTTATTATTGCCATTGTGATCTTTTTGTGtaagagaaataaaaatggtGAAGAGGGTACAGAGTATGTTGCTCCAGCGAAGGTTCGGGAAGTTGAAACCGCCAGTGGAAAGACAGGGGTCGATAGTGAGAGTTTGAGTACTGATTTCTCGGCTGCGTCCAAAGGGAATGTGAAGAGTGGTGGTGGGAGTAAGAGTTTGGTGTTTTTCGGGGATGCAGTGAAGGTGTTTGATTTGGAGGATTTGTTGAGGGCATCGGCCGAGGTGCTTGGGAAGGGGACTTTTGGGACTACCTATAAGGCGGCTTTGGAATTGGGGGTGTCCATGGCAGTGAAGAGGTTGAAGGAGGTGACTGTATCGGAGAAGGTATTTAGGGAAAATATTGAAGAAATTGGGGGAATGGATCATGTGAATTTGGTCCCACTGAGGGCTTACTATTACAGCAGGGATGAGAAGCTTCTTGTGTATGATTACATGCCTATGGGAAGCTTATCTGCTCTTTTGCACG GAAACAGAGGCGCTGGAAGGACTCCATTGAATTGGGAAACAAGGTCTGGCATTGCTGTTGGAGCTGCTCGTGCAATTACATACCTACATTCTCATGGTCCTACGATCTCACACGGAAACATTAAATCttcaaacattcttctcactAGATCCTTTGAAGCATGTGTCTCTGATTTTTGCCTTGCTCATCTTGCAAGCCCAACCTCTACTCCCAACCGCATTTCTGGTTATCGTGCTCCAGAACTCACAGATGCTAGCAAAGTAACCCAAAAAGCAGATGTTTACAGCTTTGGTGTATTGCTTTTGGAGCTGCTTACAGGAAAGGCTCCAACCCAAGCTATCATGAATGAGGAAGGAGTAGACCTTCCAAGATGGGTTCACTCTGTGGTCAGAGAGGAGTGGACTGTTGAGGTGTTTGACCTCGAGCTTCTCAGGTACCAGAATGTTGAGGAGGATATGGTTCAACTTTTACAGATTGCACTTGAATGTACCGTTCAGCACCCTGATAATCGCCCTTTAATGGGCGAGGTAACTAGCCGAATTGAGGAGCTTTATAGTGCCAGTTTAAAGCATGGACAAGATGCAAATCCTGATATATCTCGTGATGTGGATGATGGGCTTTCTCAGCAGCATTTCTCAGCTGACTCTCATATACGTCCATAA